A region from the Parabacteroides sp. FAFU027 genome encodes:
- the lysA gene encoding diaminopimelate decarboxylase, whose product MNTKGNFPVENFKKLQTPFYFYNTDLLRETLDVVNQESNKYDNFHVHYAIKANANPKLLKIIREQGLGVDCVSGGEILAALKAGFSANKIVFAGVGKADWEINLGLDHDIFCFNAESIPELEVINELAEAKGKVASIALRINPDVAADTHHYITTGLKENKFGISLSHMDHVIDVVASMKNLKLIGLHFHIGSQILDMGNFKSLCVRINELQDKLEARNVKLELINVGGGLGIDYQQPEQNPIPGFAAYFETFHKHLKLRAGQGVHFELGRSIVCQCGSLITKVLYVKEGVNKKFAIVDAGMTDLIRPALYQAYHKIENITSEGEMEAYDVVGPICESSDTFAKALDLNKTKRGDLIAMRSAGAYGEIMASQYNCRLLPASYLTEDFVVVEENED is encoded by the coding sequence ATGAATACTAAAGGAAATTTCCCCGTAGAGAATTTTAAGAAATTACAGACTCCGTTCTATTTCTACAATACGGACTTGCTTCGTGAAACGCTTGACGTTGTAAATCAGGAAAGCAATAAATACGATAACTTCCACGTACACTATGCAATCAAAGCGAACGCTAACCCCAAATTGCTCAAAATCATCCGTGAGCAGGGATTGGGCGTTGACTGCGTGAGCGGCGGCGAGATCCTGGCTGCATTGAAAGCTGGTTTTTCTGCAAACAAAATCGTTTTTGCCGGTGTAGGTAAAGCCGACTGGGAAATCAATCTTGGTTTGGATCACGACATCTTCTGCTTTAATGCTGAGTCAATTCCAGAACTGGAAGTAATCAACGAACTGGCTGAAGCAAAAGGCAAAGTAGCATCAATCGCATTGCGTATCAATCCTGACGTAGCTGCTGACACTCACCACTATATCACTACCGGTCTGAAAGAGAACAAATTCGGCATCAGCCTTTCTCACATGGATCATGTAATTGATGTGGTCGCTTCAATGAAAAACCTGAAGCTGATCGGTCTGCACTTCCACATCGGATCTCAAATCCTGGATATGGGCAACTTCAAAAGCCTTTGCGTACGCATCAACGAACTACAAGACAAACTGGAAGCCCGCAATGTAAAACTGGAATTAATCAATGTAGGTGGAGGTTTAGGTATCGACTACCAACAGCCTGAACAGAACCCAATCCCGGGATTCGCTGCATACTTCGAAACTTTCCACAAACACCTGAAACTGCGTGCAGGACAAGGCGTTCACTTCGAATTAGGACGTTCTATCGTATGTCAGTGCGGTAGCCTGATCACCAAAGTGCTTTACGTAAAAGAGGGTGTAAATAAGAAATTCGCTATCGTAGATGCCGGTATGACCGATCTTATCCGTCCGGCTCTTTACCAGGCTTACCACAAAATCGAAAACATCACCTCTGAAGGTGAAATGGAAGCTTACGACGTAGTAGGTCCTATCTGCGAATCGTCTGATACTTTCGCGAAAGCGCTTGACCTGAACAAAACAAAACGTGGCGACCTGATCGCTATGCGTTCTGCCGGTGCTTACGGTGAAATCATGGCTTCTCAGTACAATTGCCGCCTGTTGCCGGCGTCTTACCTGACTGAAGATTTCGTAGTAGTTGAAGAAAACGAAGACTAA
- a CDS encoding RNA-binding S4 domain-containing protein, translated as MEFSLEGREFIELNKLLKILRLVESGGMANTVIVEGYVKLNGQVEFQKRKKLRAGDQVDFDGQVLIDITA; from the coding sequence ATGGAATTTTCATTAGAGGGGCGCGAATTTATTGAGCTGAACAAGTTGCTGAAGATACTTCGCCTGGTAGAGAGCGGTGGTATGGCTAATACCGTGATTGTTGAAGGTTATGTGAAACTGAACGGTCAGGTGGAATTTCAGAAAAGAAAAAAGCTGCGGGCCGGAGATCAGGTTGATTTTGACGGTCAGGTGCTGATAGATATTACTGCGTAA
- the purB gene encoding adenylosuccinate lyase has protein sequence MRLNSLTAISPVDGRYRDKAEALDLYFSEFALIRYRVLVEVEYFIALCELPLPELRNISADKFEPLREIYRSFTEEDALKIKSIESVTNHDVKAVEYFIKEKFDILGLQEYKEFIHFGLTSQDINNTSIPVSIKEAVDKIYIPLLEKLIETLKGFAIEWKEIPMLAKTHGQPASPTRLGKEVMVFVYRLEKQLEQLKAVPHSGKFGGATGNFNAHTVAYPSFDWKAFGEKFLSEKLGIIREDYTTQISNYDNLAALFDALKRINTIVIDMNRDFWQYVSMEYFKQKIKAGEVGSSAMPHKVNPIDFENSEGNLGIANAILEHLATKLPISRLQRDLTDSTVLRNVGVPFAHTMIAFQSSLKGLNKLLLNEKALQADLEGCWNVVAEGIQTILRREGYPQPYEALKGLTRTNEEVNESSIHRFIDTLNVSEAIKDELKKITPHNYTGI, from the coding sequence ATGAGATTAAATTCATTAACCGCTATTTCACCCGTTGATGGGCGTTACAGAGACAAAGCAGAAGCTTTAGACCTATACTTTTCAGAGTTTGCACTAATCCGTTACCGCGTACTGGTTGAAGTAGAATACTTTATCGCACTTTGCGAGCTTCCATTACCGGAATTACGTAATATTTCAGCCGACAAATTTGAGCCATTAAGAGAAATCTACCGTTCGTTTACCGAAGAAGATGCTCTGAAAATCAAATCTATCGAGTCGGTTACCAACCACGACGTAAAAGCCGTAGAATATTTCATCAAAGAAAAATTCGACATCTTAGGTCTTCAGGAATACAAAGAGTTTATTCACTTCGGACTGACTTCACAAGATATCAACAACACATCAATCCCGGTTTCTATCAAAGAGGCGGTAGATAAAATCTACATTCCATTGCTGGAGAAACTGATTGAGACGTTAAAAGGATTCGCCATCGAATGGAAAGAAATCCCGATGTTGGCAAAAACACACGGACAGCCTGCCTCTCCTACCCGTCTGGGCAAAGAGGTGATGGTATTTGTTTACCGTCTGGAAAAACAACTGGAGCAACTGAAAGCAGTTCCTCACAGCGGTAAATTCGGTGGTGCTACCGGAAACTTCAACGCTCACACCGTTGCATACCCTTCTTTCGACTGGAAAGCCTTCGGCGAGAAATTCCTGAGCGAAAAACTGGGTATCATCCGCGAAGATTACACCACACAGATTTCAAACTACGACAATCTGGCTGCTTTGTTCGATGCTTTGAAACGCATCAACACCATCGTGATTGACATGAACCGCGACTTCTGGCAATATGTTTCGATGGAATACTTCAAACAGAAAATCAAAGCCGGTGAAGTAGGTTCTTCAGCCATGCCGCACAAGGTTAACCCTATCGACTTTGAGAACTCGGAAGGGAACCTCGGTATCGCAAATGCAATTCTGGAGCATTTGGCAACCAAATTGCCTATTTCACGTTTGCAGCGCGACCTGACCGACTCAACCGTATTGCGTAACGTGGGTGTTCCGTTTGCTCACACGATGATCGCATTCCAGAGCTCATTGAAGGGGCTGAACAAACTGTTGCTGAATGAAAAAGCATTACAGGCTGACCTCGAAGGTTGCTGGAACGTGGTTGCTGAAGGCATCCAGACTATTCTTCGTCGTGAAGGTTATCCACAACCATACGAGGCATTGAAAGGATTGACCCGTACCAATGAAGAGGTGAACGAATCTTCTATCCATCGCTTTATCGACACATTGAATGTAAGTGAGGCGATTAAAGACGAGCTTAAAAAAATAACACCGCACAATTATACAGGAATCTAA